The window aaattaagatttttaaTCTAACTTTTTATACTCCTTCCATCCCACCTTCATAgtcttttattcatttttgagatgtcccaatATATATAGTGCACTTTCTAAATCAAATTagcattaaatttatttttaataacccTATTTAAATACAGCCAAACatagaataataaataagagcaaaattgaataattacatcTAGTTTGTATTTTCCAAACAATATTAattgtattttcttaatatgtgtgaaagtAAAGTGGACTGTGAaggtgggacgaagggagtaatttttaatttattaataaaggGTTTATTTTAAGAAGCTACACATGTTTTATATTATCCTTGTCTTGCCCCTATTCAAAGTGTTTGCTAACCATTTCTCAAAAGATTATTCTATTCTATTATATTCAATTGTGTGAGGAAAATTCCAATATGCTATAAATATTGTTGTTAATAATTCCCCCCTTTAATTTCGTAAGAACACTAATTGCAAATTTGCAATGAATGGTCCTCCTCAAAATACTAACAAATTACAATTACATCAACCAACAAATGTTGCATCTCTATATACAGTTATGAGATTATAGAGAATATAAAACCAAGAAAACTGTGCAACATTTCAAGAGAAAAATCATTCTACATTTCTACCTtcatttcattttcaaaaaggaaaaaaaaaaagaaaaaagaaaaaagaaaaaacttgcTAGAATGGCGAAGACTGCGGCGGTGATGTTGGTGGCATTGTTTGTCATGAGCTCTCTTCATTCGTCGTCATCGGCAACAGCCCCTATCGACTATGGTGCTCTCAAAGGTAATTCTGATCCAGGATTAGCTGTGCAGAAAGACTACGTAAAGAGGCCATGCAAGGCCGAGGAACAGTGCCGTGGTGACACAGGCGGCAACCGGAAGCTTTTGAGTGAATCCGAGGCGCCAACGGCCTTGGAGGGAGCTGAGAAAGAAGTTGAGGATCTAAAGACAAAGATTATGAAAGTTTTCCATGGATGAATTTTGAGACTCTCTCGAAATTCTGCACTATTTCatgcaaaaaaaaagaaaaagaaaaaaagacaaTGTTCCGTTGATTCGTGACCTTGTAATTGATCATCTCGTGTAATATTATTGCACAATAGGATCAAATATGAATAAAGAAAATGGAACTTTCTTATTTTGTGAAATAAGATGATAGAGCGTAGCATACATGGTAATTGCTAAATATTTTAGAGTGgtttgttaaatttgtgttatttttagcTTATTTCCTTTCTTAGTTTATTTTCAAGTAGTTTAATATTTTACAATGGTTTGTTATATTAGTTTGtttaatttgtgttatttttatcTCATTTCCTGTCTTAGTTCATTTTCGATATTGGGTTTGAGTCAATcctataattaaaataatattatgatcactattaataatgaaaattagtttatttttatacatgATGATACATAGTTTTAAAAAAACGTGTAACTCTTTGTATGCTTTCAATGTATCCATTGTTGAATCAAAGAAAAGAGaacatttatttattactaaaCCCTGGTCGTAAGCTCATTAAGATTTTACTTGGGCCAAAAAACATACTGAGCGGACTGCCTGAAAAATTTGGCTCGAAGCCCCGGAACTCCCGTGCAAGTACCTTCAAGCTCAATACTTCAACAAGTTTAGCCCCTTATCGACAAATCTTGGAATTTGATTGTGACGACTATTATTGCCAACTACCACGTAGACATGTTGAGGTTATTGCAACGGCGTTACGACACGTTCTGCAACATCATTGTTGCAACATCTCTCACCtgggctcgattaggctcgtggaATGCAGAGTGCTAATTCTTCATGGAGAAATAAATGCCATAAATTATGGCAACTGCTGCTCCAATGGATGCAACTTTTTTCTTCCCTGTTGGTATATAAAGAAGTTGCTCCGTctgaaattaaattcaaaaacaTGGATTTACATCAAACGATATATTTGAAATTGGAATGATTagagaatttaaaataattaacatcTTTACGTCTACAGGTTTTTTCCAGTTCTTCTGGATTCCTAGTAAGTGGTCCTCTCCCACAACAGCTACcactgatttatgcttttgtGCAACTTCCAATATCTTGGCCGACATATATCTGTAAACAACAAATATAGAATGAAAGTAATCAAACATGCAAATATTACAATGATATGAAGCCCAGGATTAAGAATTAGAATGAAATTTATAGTTGGATCAGAACACAAACAGGTCGCGCTCGTTGACAAAGGTTTCCTCATAAATATCATAACACAAAGTGGTTTGACCATATAAGAAGGCGTGCACTTGCCAAAGAGACGTCCTAGCACGATATCTCTGCAATGTAAtctaccaaaaaagaaaaaacttagGAACTGGTTGTACAAATATGTAGAAAACTTCATATACAtccgacaaaaaaaaaatatatatataataatgtcGATAAACATGCAAAAGTAGTATGGCTATGAGCCTATGGCAATTGGCAACAGTAGAGTGAACAAATATATACCTCTGTGTTACTTTATGCTACTAGTAAACACAAGAAGAAAAGTAGCTCACATCTAGAGGTCGATCACCAAGTATAACCTTGGCGCCATATTTCTTGGCTTCTTCGTTTGCCGCGTAAAAATCTCTACCATCAGAAGGAACCTCACCAGGATACACTTTGGGAATAAACCACTTGTAAAGAATAAAAGTAGGTTGATAATTTTTCTTCCACATATCGATCATTTCTCTCATGGTCGGAACCTGCAAAAACAAGGCTGGCCTTTTCAATTAACCCAAATAAAGAGCTACGatttatttcatgactaaattcaattaattcttcaaatattgaaaacaaatacaaatacaaatatAGACCAACCTTATCTATTTCACGTGTAAGAGCATTTGTGCGATCAGAGCACAATTCCAGGAAAAAAAACCTGAAAGCATATAATTGCTATATTAATCAGatcataatcataattataatcataataatagcCAATGTGGCTTCTAATTTCAAAGGAAAAACACCTCTGGTTTCAAGAATTTCGCCACGGCCTTAACTTCTGCCGAAGATTTCTGAAATTGAAGAACAATTATCTTAAGCTATTGCGATTCACTAAAAATTCTTATCTCGACAATgctattggaaaaaaaaaaatgagctgCTTCAAATTGACAcaattataaaacaaaataaataacattaaatTACCGGACAACTGTGATCGGCTCCGACCAAATAAACATTGCATACGCCAGTATCCGCAGATGATTGGCACGTGAGCATCACCACATGACTCGAGAGCTTCTTCAGCTTATTCTCCTTTTTCCTCTCACATTTGCGGCGGTCAGCAATCTGACTGATTCCGGCGAGACAGCGGTGAGAGGAGTGCCTGATTTTCGCATAGGGGGCGGCGCCGGTGAGGAGAGTGACCGAATTGAATCCGTACATCTTTCCGCTACTGCCGATTTTGGGCAAAATTTTGGAATGAGATGTGATGTGAGAGCCTTCTCATTCGAAACGAGCCCTTccctatttataataaaatatattattagacttcttcaaaaacatatatattttgACTTATTCAATTCAATTTGTTGTGATTGCTTTGATCTGAATCTAAATTTTCTGCATATGTTAACTAACTGGTACGCATTCTGCGTGAGTGTGTGAGTGAACTGTGTGTCGTTATGGACCACACCCTCttaattaaattacaaattcgcccatccgtgcgatgcacggcgagcaTCAAAACTAAAcgacatgtttaaataaataaataaatatcaataTTAAAGAGAATGAAAACA is drawn from Salvia miltiorrhiza cultivar Shanhuang (shh) unplaced genomic scaffold, IMPLAD_Smil_shh original_scaffold_302, whole genome shotgun sequence and contains these coding sequences:
- the LOC131003951 gene encoding uncharacterized protein LOC131003951, with translation MYGFNSVTLLTGAAPYAKIRHSSHRCLAGISQIADRRKCERKKENKLKKLSSHVVMLTCQSSADTGVCNVYLVGADHSCPKSSAEVKAVAKFLKPEVFFLELCSDRTNALTREIDKVPTMREMIDMWKKNYQPTFILYKWFIPKVYPGEVPSDGRDFYAANEEAKKYGAKVILGDRPLDITLQRYRARTSLWQVHAFLYGQTTLCYDIYEETFVNERDLYMSAKILEVAQKHKSVVAVVGEDHLLGIQKNWKKPVDTEQLLYIPTGKKKVASIGAAVAIIYGIYFSMKN